In a single window of the Micromonospora inositola genome:
- a CDS encoding ABC transporter ATP-binding protein, translated as MTQSAVRPTPASPTPPGGHLLEVRDLHVEFRTHEGVARVINGVSYHLDAGETLAVLGESGSGKSVTAQAIMGILDTPPAHVRSGQILYQGRDLLTQSEEQRRQVRGKEIAMIFQDALSALNPVFPVGWQIGETLRQREGMSKADARRRAVELMDLVKIPAAAKRLGDYPHQFSGGMRQRVMIAMALALDPKVLIADEPTTALDVTVQAQIMDLLADLRRDLNMAMILITHDLGVVAGVADRIAVMYAGRIVEHADVRSLYRAPAHPYTKGLLESIPRMDVRGQALSTIKGLPPNLMRIPSGCPFHPRCPYVQQVCVDVVPHDLVLGDGRTSACHFAQEVRDDSAR; from the coding sequence ATGACCCAGTCCGCTGTCCGGCCGACGCCGGCTTCTCCCACCCCGCCCGGCGGCCACCTGCTCGAGGTACGCGACCTGCACGTCGAGTTCCGCACCCACGAGGGCGTGGCCCGGGTGATCAACGGGGTCTCGTACCACCTGGACGCCGGCGAGACGCTGGCCGTGCTCGGCGAGTCCGGCTCCGGCAAGTCGGTCACCGCGCAGGCGATCATGGGCATCCTCGACACTCCCCCGGCGCACGTCCGCTCCGGCCAGATCCTGTACCAGGGCCGGGACCTGCTGACCCAGTCGGAGGAGCAGCGCCGGCAGGTGCGTGGCAAGGAGATCGCGATGATCTTCCAGGACGCGCTCTCCGCGCTGAACCCGGTCTTCCCGGTCGGCTGGCAGATCGGCGAGACGCTGCGCCAGCGCGAGGGGATGTCCAAGGCCGACGCCCGACGCCGGGCGGTCGAGCTGATGGACCTGGTGAAGATCCCGGCGGCGGCGAAGCGGCTGGGCGACTACCCGCACCAGTTCTCCGGCGGCATGCGGCAGCGCGTCATGATCGCGATGGCGCTGGCGCTGGACCCGAAGGTGCTGATCGCCGACGAGCCGACCACGGCGCTCGACGTCACCGTGCAGGCCCAGATCATGGACCTGCTGGCCGACCTGCGCCGCGACCTCAACATGGCGATGATCCTGATCACCCACGACCTCGGCGTGGTCGCCGGCGTCGCGGACCGGATCGCGGTCATGTACGCCGGCCGGATCGTCGAGCACGCCGACGTGCGCTCGCTGTACCGGGCGCCGGCCCACCCGTACACCAAGGGGCTGCTCGAGTCGATCCCGCGGATGGACGTACGTGGGCAGGCCCTCTCCACCATCAAGGGGCTGCCGCCGAACCTGATGCGGATCCCCTCCGGCTGCCCGTTCCACCCCCGGTGCCCGTACGTGCAGCAGGTCTGCGTGGACGTGGTGCCGCACGACCTGGTCCTCGGCGACGGCCGGACCAGCGCGTGCCACTTCGCGCAGGAGGTCCGTGATGACAGCGCCCGCTAG
- a CDS encoding ABC transporter permease: MSDFETVAATENQAARRGPSGEPGTPNQIGAAHKPRSLAGDAWRDLRRNPIFWISLALVVIFTLMAVVPGLFTSNDPSDCLLSRQHAGPSGGAIFGYDFQGCDTYSRAVYGTRASLLVGALSALGTGVIALVIGMLAGYFGRWIDAVLSRVIDVVLGIPLLLAAIVLLKRVGNASPTVRITAVIFVLAILGWTTAARVVRSSVITAKEQDYVAAARMLGAGHGRIMWRHILPNSLAPAIVVLTIALGSFIAAEATLSFLGIGLKAPTISWGQDIDTGRIHMRESATPLIVPSTFLALTVLAFIMLGDAIRDAFDPKLR; encoded by the coding sequence ATGAGTGACTTTGAGACGGTGGCGGCGACCGAGAACCAGGCCGCCCGCCGGGGCCCCTCCGGCGAGCCGGGCACGCCCAACCAGATCGGCGCGGCGCACAAGCCGCGCAGCCTGGCCGGCGACGCCTGGCGCGACCTGCGGCGCAACCCGATCTTCTGGATCTCGCTGGCGCTGGTGGTCATCTTCACCCTGATGGCCGTGGTCCCCGGCCTGTTCACGTCGAACGACCCGAGCGACTGCCTGCTCTCCCGGCAGCACGCCGGGCCGTCCGGCGGGGCCATCTTCGGGTACGACTTTCAGGGCTGCGACACGTACTCCCGCGCGGTCTACGGCACTCGCGCCTCGCTGCTGGTCGGCGCGCTCTCCGCGCTGGGCACCGGGGTGATCGCGCTGGTGATCGGCATGCTGGCCGGCTACTTCGGCCGCTGGATCGACGCGGTGCTCTCCCGCGTGATCGACGTGGTGCTCGGCATCCCGCTGCTGCTGGCCGCGATCGTGCTGCTCAAGCGGGTCGGCAACGCCAGCCCGACGGTCCGGATCACGGCGGTGATCTTCGTGCTGGCCATCCTCGGCTGGACCACGGCCGCCCGGGTGGTGCGCTCGTCGGTGATCACCGCGAAGGAGCAGGACTACGTCGCGGCGGCCCGGATGCTCGGCGCCGGCCACGGCCGGATCATGTGGCGGCACATCCTGCCGAACTCGCTGGCCCCGGCCATCGTGGTGCTGACCATCGCGCTCGGCTCGTTCATCGCCGCCGAGGCGACGCTCTCCTTCCTGGGCATCGGCCTCAAGGCGCCGACCATCTCGTGGGGCCAGGACATCGACACCGGCCGGATCCACATGCGGGAGTCGGCGACGCCGCTGATCGTCCCCTCGACCTTCCTCGCGCTGACCGTGCTGGCGTTCATCATGCTCGGCGACGCGATCCGTGACGCCTTCGACCCGAAGCTGCGGTGA
- a CDS encoding ABC transporter permease, with protein sequence MFRYILRRLLQMVLAFFGTTLIVYALMFAGQGDPIQALAGERPVTAAQRAYLTEKYHLDATGVGGFFYRYFDYVKSLLQGDLGQSLTGRQIGDILQAAWPVTVQLALIALAVAIIFGVTAGVIAGIRRASIFDNSTLVLTLLVLGIPTIVLAPLAQYFLGVKWQLFPPTAGAEPTFYALLLPGIVLGSLSLATALRLTRTSVAENLRADYVRTARSKGLVKRRIVSVHVLRNSLIPVVTFLGVELGNLMSGAIITEGVFNIPGVGFNLFRGIRTEDGPLVVGIVSVLVVVYLVSNLVVDVLYAVLDPRIRYE encoded by the coding sequence ATGTTCCGCTACATCTTGCGGCGCCTACTGCAGATGGTCCTCGCGTTCTTCGGGACCACCCTGATCGTCTATGCGCTGATGTTCGCCGGCCAGGGCGACCCCATCCAGGCCCTCGCGGGCGAACGGCCGGTGACGGCGGCCCAGCGGGCATACCTGACCGAGAAGTACCACCTGGACGCCACCGGCGTCGGTGGCTTCTTCTACCGCTACTTCGACTACGTCAAGAGCCTGCTCCAGGGTGACCTCGGCCAGTCGCTGACCGGCCGCCAGATCGGCGACATCCTTCAGGCGGCCTGGCCGGTCACCGTGCAGCTCGCGCTGATTGCGCTCGCCGTGGCGATCATCTTCGGCGTCACCGCCGGCGTGATCGCCGGCATCCGGCGGGCCAGCATCTTCGACAACTCGACGCTGGTGCTCACCCTGCTGGTGCTCGGCATCCCGACCATCGTGCTGGCGCCGCTCGCCCAGTACTTCCTGGGCGTCAAGTGGCAGCTCTTCCCGCCCACCGCCGGCGCCGAGCCGACTTTCTACGCGCTGCTGCTGCCGGGCATCGTGCTCGGCTCGCTGTCGCTGGCGACCGCGCTGCGGCTGACCCGTACCTCGGTGGCGGAGAACCTGCGCGCCGACTACGTGCGCACCGCCCGGTCCAAGGGCCTGGTCAAGCGCCGGATCGTCAGCGTCCACGTGCTGCGCAACTCGCTCATCCCGGTGGTCACCTTCCTCGGTGTCGAGCTGGGCAACCTGATGAGCGGCGCGATCATCACCGAGGGCGTCTTCAACATCCCCGGTGTGGGCTTCAACCTCTTCCGCGGCATCCGCACCGAGGACGGGCCGCTGGTGGTGGGCATCGTCAGCGTGCTCGTCGTGGTCTACCTGGTCTCGAATCTGGTGGTGGACGTCCTGTACGCCGTACTCGACCCGAGGATCCGCTATGAGTGA
- a CDS encoding peptide ABC transporter substrate-binding protein, translating into MRVRRLAAWTALPLAVTLGLAACGSGGGSGSGSSDPNAAVSIQISEPQHLVPSNTTEVSGAQVLAGLFSPLVDYDAQNKPYEVAAQSVTSSDNKVWTIKLKDGFTFHNGEKVTSEDYINAWNYGAYAPNGQGGSYFFEKIAGYQDLQGEKPKAKTMSGLKKVDDLTFTVTLSEPYIDFKTMLGYTSFYPLPEAAFSAPGVLKDSYEQAPIGQGPFKMKGTWQHDAKIDVERYDAYAGEKPKVKGVEFRVYQQLSAAYADVQGDNLDVLPTIPTENLSTAPTDLGDRYQTSPMSSFQFLAFPTFDKNFSNPDVRKAISMAIDRDEITKSIFKGSQQPARSFVSPVLPGYRDNTTGAAGEFNPTEAKKLYQAAGGPSKIVISYNGDGGHKDWVDATANQLKANLGVDVVGSAEPKFADLLTKVEKKQPVGLFRMGWVMDYPSMEDYLGPLYSTNGSSNYYGYSNPEFDKLVKEGSAAKTQDEAIAKYQQAEDILAKDMPVIPLRFGENVFGHSSKVKNVEVDLFQRVNLVKIEAAS; encoded by the coding sequence ATGCGAGTTCGTAGGCTCGCCGCCTGGACCGCCCTCCCGCTCGCGGTGACCCTGGGCCTCGCGGCCTGCGGCAGCGGCGGAGGCAGCGGATCCGGCAGCAGCGACCCCAACGCGGCCGTAAGCATCCAGATCAGCGAGCCGCAGCACCTGGTTCCGTCGAACACCACCGAGGTATCGGGTGCCCAGGTGCTCGCCGGCCTGTTCAGCCCGCTCGTCGACTACGACGCGCAGAACAAGCCGTACGAGGTGGCGGCCCAGTCGGTGACGTCGTCGGACAACAAGGTCTGGACGATCAAGCTGAAGGACGGCTTCACCTTCCACAACGGTGAGAAGGTCACGTCCGAGGACTACATCAACGCGTGGAACTACGGCGCGTACGCCCCCAACGGCCAGGGCGGCAGCTACTTCTTCGAGAAGATCGCCGGCTACCAGGACCTGCAGGGCGAGAAGCCGAAGGCCAAGACGATGTCCGGGCTGAAGAAGGTCGACGACCTCACCTTCACCGTGACGCTGTCCGAGCCGTACATCGACTTCAAGACGATGCTCGGCTACACCTCCTTCTACCCGCTGCCCGAGGCCGCGTTCTCCGCCCCGGGCGTGCTGAAGGACTCGTACGAGCAGGCGCCGATCGGTCAGGGCCCGTTCAAGATGAAGGGCACCTGGCAGCACGACGCCAAGATCGACGTCGAGCGGTACGACGCGTACGCGGGCGAGAAGCCCAAGGTCAAGGGCGTCGAGTTCCGGGTCTACCAGCAGCTCAGCGCGGCCTACGCGGACGTGCAGGGGGACAACCTGGACGTCCTCCCGACGATCCCGACCGAGAACCTGAGCACCGCGCCGACCGACCTGGGCGACCGGTACCAGACCAGCCCGATGTCGTCGTTCCAGTTCCTGGCGTTCCCGACGTTCGACAAGAACTTCAGCAACCCGGACGTGCGCAAGGCCATCTCGATGGCGATCGACCGGGACGAGATCACCAAGTCGATCTTCAAGGGTTCGCAGCAGCCGGCCCGTTCGTTCGTCTCGCCGGTGCTGCCGGGCTACCGGGACAACACCACCGGTGCGGCGGGTGAATTCAACCCGACCGAGGCCAAGAAGCTCTACCAGGCCGCGGGCGGCCCGTCGAAGATCGTCATCTCCTACAACGGGGACGGCGGTCACAAGGACTGGGTCGACGCCACCGCCAACCAGCTGAAGGCCAACCTGGGCGTCGACGTGGTCGGCTCGGCCGAGCCGAAGTTCGCCGACCTGCTCACCAAGGTCGAGAAGAAGCAGCCGGTCGGCTTGTTCCGGATGGGCTGGGTCATGGACTACCCGTCCATGGAGGACTACCTCGGCCCGCTGTACAGCACCAACGGCTCGTCGAACTACTACGGCTACAGCAACCCGGAGTTCGACAAGCTGGTCAAGGAGGGTTCGGCCGCCAAGACGCAGGACGAGGCGATCGCCAAGTACCAGCAGGCGGAGGACATCCTGGCCAAGGACATGCCGGTGATCCCGCTCCGCTTCGGCGAGAACGTGTTCGGCCACTCGTCCAAGGTCAAGAACGTCGAGGTGGACCTGTTCCAGCGGGTCAACCTCGTCAAGATCGAAGCGGCCAGCTGA
- a CDS encoding bifunctional methylenetetrahydrofolate dehydrogenase/methenyltetrahydrofolate cyclohydrolase — translation MTATILDGKATAAEIKDELRVRVKALAERGITPGLGTVLVGADPGSQAYVNGKHRDCAEVGIASIRRELPADATQAQLDEVLTELNADPACHGYIVQLPLPAHLDTQRALEMIDPDKDADGLHPVNLGRLVLGYEGPLPCTPRGIVELLRRYDVALRGAKVALVGRGNTVGRPLGLLLTRRSENATVTLCHTGTLDLAAHTRAADIVIVAAGVPGLLTADMVTPGATVVDVGITRVIGADGKGRYTGDVDPEVAEVAGALVPMPGGVGPMTRAMLLTNVVERAERG, via the coding sequence GTGACGGCGACGATCCTGGACGGCAAGGCGACCGCGGCGGAGATCAAGGACGAGCTGCGGGTACGGGTCAAGGCGCTCGCGGAGCGGGGCATCACCCCCGGACTGGGCACCGTCCTGGTCGGCGCCGACCCCGGCTCCCAGGCGTACGTCAACGGCAAGCACCGGGACTGCGCCGAGGTGGGCATCGCCTCGATCCGGCGGGAGCTGCCCGCCGACGCCACCCAGGCCCAGCTCGACGAGGTGCTCACCGAGCTCAACGCCGACCCGGCCTGCCACGGCTACATCGTGCAGCTGCCGCTCCCGGCCCACCTGGACACCCAGCGCGCGCTGGAGATGATCGACCCGGACAAGGATGCCGACGGGCTGCACCCGGTCAACCTGGGCCGGCTGGTGCTCGGCTACGAGGGCCCCCTGCCCTGCACCCCGCGCGGCATCGTCGAGCTGCTTCGCCGGTACGACGTCGCGCTGCGCGGCGCCAAGGTCGCCCTGGTCGGCCGGGGCAACACGGTCGGGCGCCCGCTCGGCCTGCTGCTGACGCGGCGCAGCGAGAACGCCACCGTGACCCTCTGCCACACCGGCACCCTGGACCTCGCCGCGCACACCCGGGCGGCCGACATCGTCATCGTCGCGGCCGGCGTGCCGGGACTGCTCACCGCCGACATGGTCACCCCGGGCGCCACCGTGGTCGACGTCGGTATCACCAGGGTCATCGGCGCGGACGGCAAGGGCCGCTACACCGGCGACGTGGATCCCGAGGTGGCCGAGGTTGCCGGCGCGCTGGTGCCGATGCCGGGCGGCGTCGGCCCGATGACCCGGGCGATGCTGCTGACCAACGTCGTCGAGCGCGCCGAGCGCGGCTGA